The Helicobacteraceae bacterium genome includes a region encoding these proteins:
- the rfbA gene encoding glucose-1-phosphate thymidylyltransferase RfbA, whose protein sequence is MKAIVLAGGSGSRLYPITKALSKQLLPIYDKPMIYYPLSTLMLAGLREILIISLPRDQAAFQSLLGDGGDFGLKISYAVQPNPEGLAQAFIIGEEFIGRDDVCLALGDNVFHGDAFEQTLQKVVKIVCDEQKAVIFGYRVADPERYGVIELDDKANAIGIEEKPLKPKSNFVVPGLYFFTSQCVQIAKTLKPSARGELEIVDIIDAYLQQKRLRIELLGRGMAWLDAGTHETLLEASAFIETIEKRQGLKVACLEEIAFLKGYVSKEKLLELAKPLAKNSYGQYLARLAKESK, encoded by the coding sequence ATGAAGGCTATAGTTTTGGCGGGAGGTAGCGGCTCTAGGCTGTATCCAATTACTAAAGCGCTTAGCAAGCAACTGCTTCCGATCTACGATAAACCTATGATCTACTATCCGCTTTCAACCCTTATGCTCGCGGGTTTGAGAGAGATTTTGATTATTTCGTTACCGCGGGACCAGGCGGCGTTTCAATCGTTATTGGGAGACGGCGGCGATTTTGGATTGAAAATCTCCTATGCCGTTCAGCCTAATCCGGAAGGGCTGGCGCAAGCGTTTATTATCGGCGAAGAGTTTATAGGACGCGACGATGTTTGTTTGGCGTTGGGCGACAACGTTTTTCACGGCGACGCATTCGAGCAGACGTTGCAAAAAGTCGTTAAAATAGTTTGCGACGAGCAAAAAGCGGTTATATTTGGTTACCGCGTCGCCGATCCTGAACGCTACGGCGTAATTGAGCTCGACGACAAGGCAAATGCGATCGGCATAGAAGAAAAACCTTTGAAGCCAAAAAGCAATTTTGTCGTTCCGGGTCTCTACTTTTTTACTAGCCAGTGCGTTCAAATCGCCAAAACGCTTAAACCAAGCGCGCGAGGCGAACTAGAAATAGTCGATATTATAGACGCTTATTTGCAGCAAAAACGGTTGAGAATCGAGTTGCTTGGGCGCGGTATGGCTTGGCTAGACGCAGGCACTCACGAAACCTTGCTGGAAGCGAGCGCTTTTATCGAAACTATCGAAAAGCGACAAGGGCTAAAGGTGGCGTGTTTGGAAGAGATTGCGTTTTTGAAGGGGTACGTCTCCAAAGAAAAACTACTCGAGCTCGCTAAACCGCTTGCCAAAAACAGTTACGGACAATATCTAGCGC